A genome region from Nicotiana tabacum cultivar K326 chromosome 13, ASM71507v2, whole genome shotgun sequence includes the following:
- the LOC107778401 gene encoding uncharacterized protein LOC107778401, with the protein MGEKKEKEKEKEKKNSKKQKHQHPNEQTPKSSSDFTFKPISDVKGLRFGGQFIVKSFTIRRARPLELLKLLSLQPTTKNFTSTTAFLPTNFTILAHHAWHTLTLGLGTKKSKVVLFVFESENMKIGIDRVWPMEIPLGEVNKKLIRGLNGCEMARFKFRKGCITFYVYAVRRVGNLGFNCAEDLRLILQSVVELKDFFDHTAMLAMPNQRSINYTAEVQQMGMAH; encoded by the coding sequence atgggagaaaagaaagagaaagagaaagagaaagaaaaaaagaacagtAAGAAGCAAAAACACCAACACCCAAATGAACAAACCCCAAAATCCTCTTCAGATTTCACCTTTAAACCCATCTCCGATGTAAAAGGTCTCCGATTCGGCGGTCAATTCATCGTTAAATCCTTCACAATCCGCCGTGCACGGCCGTTAGAACTCTTAAAACTCCTCTCTCTTCAACCAACAACCAAAAATTTCACTTCAACCACAGCATTTTTACCTACAAATTTCACAATCTTAGCACATCACGCATGGCATACACTCACATTAGGCCTCGGTACGAAGAAATCGAAAGTGGTTTTATTCGTTTTTGAGTCGgaaaacatgaaaattggtatAGACCGTGTTTGGCCAATGGAAATTCCGTTAGGGGAAGTGAATAAGAAGTTGATTAGAGGGTTAAATGGTTGTGAAATGGCGAGGTTTAAGTTCAGAAAAGGGTGTATTACTTTCTATGTTTATGCTGTTAGAAGAGTTGGAAATTTAGGGTTTAATTGTGCTGAGGATCTGAGATTGATTTTGCAATCAGTGGTAGAACTTAAAGATTTCTTTGATCATACTGCTATGTTAGCTATGCCAAATCAGAGAAGCATCAATTATACAGCTGAAGTTCAACAAATGGGAATGGCTCATTAG